A single genomic interval of bacterium harbors:
- a CDS encoding von Willebrand factor type A domain-containing protein, with protein MRSGFKHDRHRLSDHEREALWFDVRRATLGPGAVDGTPRGSFLPALATTAAVAGLVLLAVWRAGPERIDAVRRAPVQAPVVVEVAPVVAPPPRAEAGPAQTVARTGDQGAGTAAPPPSPAGLRGRVVDSETGEALAWATVLVRGTALSTSTDANGDFFFPDLPREAHVDLMVQMLGYDPVDVATDVPADGRLPDDVALVSRIVETLQPFDVEGAEYMVEVRNAVTEHKVSSETFEKYAIDSVEAALSKKAGVATTPGRAFVRGGRSGEVSMSIDGAAEPMPRGSAGAAPAPGEYRLQRPGAPAGSVTGGTQPPNGAQAELMYFESAGVNPFVATEDDALSTFATDVDDASWTMARNYLDRGQLPPPEAIRVEEFVNAFDAGWPVQDEAPFRIHADGSASPYGKGYRLLRIGLVGQHIPDEERKPADLVFVIDVSGSMAREERLGTVKRALHGLVAQLREGDRVGIVVYGSNGQVLLPLTGAENRDLILGVIDGLGPGGSTNAAEGLELGYRMAREAQQPGVISRLILCSDGVANNGVSTEAGGILDAVRRASDEGITLSTVGFGMGNYNDVLMEKLADQGDGNYSYVDSQEEADRVFRENLTGRLQTIAREVKVQVEFDPARVRRWRLLGYENRDVADEDFRNDAVDAGEVGADHQVTALYEVKLEDAEAPEWDGVDLSARRGGDARERIGTIRLRWEAPAHDTAHAGMVTEIERPLRRGDVSADAADGSLALRVQTVVAEFAEILRGSYWAKGRDAAALVPEVDRLLLEARNAGGYDTEKLADLRRLVRQAADLAASQPKR; from the coding sequence ATGAGATCCGGATTCAAGCACGATCGGCACCGTCTGAGTGATCACGAACGCGAAGCCCTGTGGTTCGACGTCCGCCGGGCCACCCTCGGTCCCGGCGCCGTCGACGGCACGCCGCGCGGCTCGTTCCTGCCGGCGCTGGCCACGACCGCGGCCGTGGCGGGGCTGGTGCTGCTCGCCGTGTGGCGGGCCGGACCGGAGCGGATCGATGCGGTGCGACGGGCGCCGGTGCAGGCGCCGGTCGTCGTCGAAGTGGCGCCGGTGGTGGCGCCGCCGCCGCGCGCGGAGGCCGGCCCGGCGCAAACGGTGGCCCGCACGGGTGACCAGGGTGCCGGAACCGCCGCACCGCCGCCGAGCCCCGCCGGCCTGCGCGGACGCGTCGTGGACAGCGAGACCGGCGAGGCCCTCGCCTGGGCCACGGTGCTCGTGCGCGGCACCGCCCTCTCGACGAGCACCGACGCGAACGGGGACTTCTTCTTTCCCGACCTGCCGCGCGAAGCCCATGTGGACCTGATGGTGCAGATGCTCGGCTACGACCCCGTCGACGTGGCGACCGATGTCCCGGCCGACGGCCGGCTGCCCGACGACGTGGCGCTCGTGTCACGCATCGTCGAGACGCTGCAGCCCTTCGATGTCGAGGGCGCCGAATACATGGTCGAGGTGAGGAACGCGGTGACCGAACACAAGGTCAGCAGCGAGACCTTCGAGAAGTACGCCATCGATTCGGTGGAAGCCGCCCTGTCGAAGAAGGCGGGAGTGGCGACCACGCCCGGACGGGCCTTCGTGCGCGGCGGGCGCTCGGGCGAGGTGAGCATGTCGATCGACGGTGCGGCCGAGCCGATGCCCCGGGGCAGTGCGGGCGCGGCCCCGGCCCCAGGCGAGTACCGGCTGCAGCGTCCGGGCGCCCCCGCGGGTTCGGTCACCGGCGGCACGCAGCCGCCCAACGGCGCGCAGGCCGAGCTCATGTACTTCGAGAGCGCCGGCGTGAACCCCTTCGTGGCCACCGAGGACGACGCCCTGTCGACCTTCGCCACCGACGTGGACGACGCGTCGTGGACCATGGCCCGCAACTACCTGGACCGGGGCCAGTTGCCGCCGCCGGAGGCGATCCGGGTCGAGGAGTTCGTGAACGCCTTCGACGCGGGCTGGCCCGTCCAGGACGAGGCGCCGTTCCGCATCCACGCCGACGGCTCGGCGTCGCCCTACGGCAAGGGGTACCGGCTGCTGCGCATCGGCCTGGTGGGGCAGCACATCCCCGACGAGGAGCGCAAGCCGGCCGATCTGGTCTTCGTGATCGACGTGTCGGGCTCCATGGCGCGGGAGGAGCGGCTCGGGACGGTCAAACGGGCCCTGCACGGCCTGGTGGCGCAGCTGCGCGAGGGCGACCGGGTCGGGATCGTGGTCTACGGATCGAACGGCCAGGTGCTGCTGCCCCTGACGGGCGCCGAAAACCGCGACCTGATCCTGGGCGTCATCGACGGCCTGGGCCCGGGCGGCAGCACGAACGCCGCCGAGGGCCTGGAGCTGGGCTACCGGATGGCGCGCGAGGCGCAGCAGCCGGGCGTCATCAGCCGCCTGATCCTGTGTTCGGACGGCGTGGCGAACAACGGCGTCAGCACCGAGGCCGGGGGCATTCTCGACGCGGTGCGGCGGGCCTCGGACGAGGGGATCACCCTGTCGACCGTGGGCTTCGGCATGGGCAACTACAACGACGTGCTCATGGAGAAGCTCGCCGACCAGGGCGACGGCAACTACTCCTACGTCGACTCGCAGGAGGAAGCCGACCGGGTGTTCCGCGAGAACCTGACCGGCCGTCTGCAGACCATCGCCCGCGAGGTGAAGGTGCAGGTCGAGTTCGATCCGGCCCGGGTGCGGCGCTGGCGCCTGCTGGGGTACGAGAACCGGGACGTGGCCGACGAGGACTTCCGCAACGACGCCGTCGACGCCGGCGAGGTCGGAGCCGACCATCAGGTCACGGCCCTGTACGAGGTGAAACTCGAAGACGCCGAAGCCCCCGAATGGGACGGCGTGGATCTGTCGGCACGGCGCGGTGGCGACGCCCGCGAACGGATCGGCACCATCAGGCTCCGCTGGGAGGCGCCGGCGCACGACACGGCCCATGCCGGCATGGTGACCGAGATCGAGCGCCCCCTCCGGCGGGGCGACGTCTCCGCCGACGCCGCGGACGGCAGCCTGGCCCTGCGGGTCCAGACGGTCGTGGCCGAGTTCGCGGAGATCCTGCGGGGAAGCTACTGGGCGAAGGGCCGCGACGCCGCGGCGCTGGTGCCCGAGGTGGACCGCCTGCTGCTCGAGGCGCGGAACGCCGGCGGCTACGACACGGAGAAGCTGGCGGACCTGCGCCGGCTGGTCAGGCAGGCGGCCGACCTGGCGGCCTCGCAACCGAAACGCTAG
- a CDS encoding RNA polymerase sigma factor, giving the protein MPRDRIPKPDRSDERTLVKAATGGDEAAWRAIYDATHARLFNFLCYQTGDREAARDLLQETYVTAFTRLDTWRGEGSLLGWLRVVALRKCLDWRRQVRLRVRKLAVLARETVPDTSQGAEEAFPGLGDGFQAALDRLSSRQRAALLLRELEDQPFAAVAEAIGCSEATARVHHFRACQRLQSWLSAGDGLVVGGNTGGLT; this is encoded by the coding sequence ATGCCCAGAGACCGGATACCGAAGCCCGACCGCAGCGACGAGCGGACCCTGGTGAAGGCCGCCACCGGCGGCGACGAGGCGGCGTGGCGCGCCATCTACGACGCGACCCATGCCCGCCTGTTCAACTTCCTGTGCTACCAGACCGGCGACCGGGAGGCCGCGCGGGATCTCCTGCAGGAGACCTACGTGACGGCGTTCACCCGGCTCGACACCTGGCGGGGCGAGGGCTCGCTGCTCGGCTGGTTGCGGGTCGTGGCGCTGCGCAAGTGCCTCGACTGGCGGCGGCAGGTCCGGTTGCGGGTGCGCAAGCTGGCCGTCCTGGCCCGCGAGACGGTTCCCGACACCTCGCAAGGAGCGGAGGAGGCGTTCCCCGGCCTCGGCGATGGATTCCAGGCGGCGTTGGATCGCCTGTCGTCGAGGCAACGGGCCGCGCTCCTCCTCCGCGAACTCGAAGACCAGCCCTTCGCTGCGGTGGCCGAGGCCATCGGCTGCAGCGAAGCCACGGCCAGGGTCCATCACTTCCGGGCGTGTCAGCGCCTGCAGTCATGGCTCTCCGCGGGAGACGGCCTCGTCGTCGGCGGCAACACGGGAGGACTGACATGA
- a CDS encoding arylsulfatase: MNRGKEIPMSRHMATFVVLIILGLALTGCVEKKTDAAGQATADGWAKPGVPADFQGKIDLDIRNSEADWAPFALERAPEGAPNVLIVLYDDTGQAAWSPYGGRINMPTLDRLAETGLTYTQWHTTALCSPTRSTILTGRNHHLNGMAAITEAADGFPGANGRLPAQCATIGQVLQDAGWSTFWLGKNHNVPEQDVSPGGSRSEWPLQKGFDRFYGFLGGETNQWFPDLVEDNRFVEQPYIDGYHLSSDLADHAIEMLRNQKASNPSKPWFMWFCPGANHAPHHSPQEYIEKYKGAFDDGYEAYRSWVLERMIARGALPEGTQLTPLNPLPEDVANPADAVRPWDSLNADEKKLFARMAEVYAGFSEYTDAQVGRIIDYLEETGQRDNTIIFYAADNGASGEGTPNGSVNENKFFNGYPDELSENMKYLETLGGPDTYNHFPTGWAVAFSTPFQMFKRYSQFAGGTCDPMVISWPKGIKAKGEFRHQYHHSVDLVPTILEVCGVEMPKVYRGVRQWPLSGVSMAYSFDADPNGPTQKKRQYYAMLGTRGIWEDGWKAVALHAPLTGKGEFDQDKWQLYHVDADRSESQDVSAEHPEKLQHLINVWFDEAEANLVLPLDDRGAAEVLGTERPSEEAPRERYIYYPGTAAVPEGVAVNVRGRSYKILANVEIDEADCSGVIFAHGSRFGGHSLFIKDRKVHYVYNFLGIKPEQVFVSEPLKPGKYTFGVEFTRESTGEHGESLGRTKLYVDDKVVAEGPMKTQPAKFTLSGDGLCVGWDSADAVSELYKSPGEFEGGTIFGVAVTVEKDQYIDLQAEARRALLKQ; the protein is encoded by the coding sequence ATGAACAGGGGGAAGGAGATTCCGATGTCCCGACACATGGCGACGTTCGTCGTCCTCATCATCCTCGGCCTGGCCCTGACCGGCTGCGTCGAGAAGAAGACCGATGCGGCCGGACAGGCTACGGCCGATGGCTGGGCCAAACCCGGCGTTCCGGCCGACTTCCAGGGCAAGATCGACCTGGACATCCGCAATTCCGAGGCCGACTGGGCCCCGTTCGCCCTGGAGCGGGCGCCCGAAGGCGCGCCCAACGTGCTGATCGTGCTGTACGACGACACCGGCCAGGCCGCCTGGTCGCCCTACGGCGGGCGCATCAACATGCCCACCCTCGACCGCCTCGCCGAGACGGGCCTCACCTACACCCAGTGGCACACGACGGCCCTGTGCTCGCCGACCCGGTCGACGATCCTCACCGGCCGCAACCACCACCTGAACGGCATGGCCGCCATCACCGAGGCCGCCGACGGCTTCCCCGGCGCCAACGGCCGCCTGCCGGCTCAGTGCGCCACCATCGGCCAGGTGCTGCAGGACGCCGGTTGGAGCACCTTCTGGCTCGGCAAGAACCACAACGTGCCCGAGCAGGACGTCTCGCCCGGCGGCAGCCGCAGCGAGTGGCCGCTGCAGAAGGGCTTCGACCGCTTCTACGGCTTCCTCGGCGGCGAGACCAACCAGTGGTTCCCCGACCTGGTCGAGGACAACCGCTTCGTCGAGCAGCCCTACATCGACGGCTACCACCTGTCGAGCGACCTCGCCGACCACGCCATCGAGATGCTGCGCAACCAGAAGGCCAGCAACCCGTCCAAGCCGTGGTTCATGTGGTTCTGTCCCGGCGCCAACCACGCGCCGCACCACAGCCCGCAGGAGTACATCGAAAAGTACAAGGGCGCCTTCGACGACGGCTACGAGGCCTACCGCAGCTGGGTGCTCGAGCGCATGATCGCCCGCGGCGCCCTGCCGGAGGGCACGCAGCTGACGCCGCTGAACCCGCTGCCGGAGGACGTGGCGAACCCCGCCGACGCCGTGCGTCCCTGGGATTCCCTCAACGCCGACGAGAAGAAGCTCTTCGCGCGCATGGCCGAGGTCTACGCCGGCTTCTCCGAGTACACCGACGCCCAGGTGGGTCGCATCATCGACTACCTCGAGGAGACCGGCCAGCGCGACAACACGATCATCTTCTACGCCGCCGACAACGGCGCCTCGGGCGAGGGCACGCCCAACGGCTCGGTCAACGAGAACAAGTTCTTCAACGGCTACCCCGACGAGCTGTCCGAGAACATGAAGTACCTCGAGACCCTCGGCGGCCCCGACACCTACAACCACTTCCCCACCGGCTGGGCCGTGGCCTTCTCGACCCCGTTCCAGATGTTCAAGCGCTACTCGCAGTTCGCGGGCGGCACCTGCGATCCCATGGTCATCTCGTGGCCGAAGGGCATCAAGGCGAAGGGCGAGTTCCGCCACCAGTACCACCACTCGGTCGACCTCGTGCCGACCATCCTCGAGGTGTGCGGTGTCGAGATGCCCAAGGTGTACCGGGGCGTGCGCCAGTGGCCCCTCTCGGGCGTCTCCATGGCCTACTCCTTCGACGCCGACCCGAACGGCCCGACGCAGAAGAAGCGCCAGTACTACGCCATGCTCGGCACGCGCGGCATCTGGGAGGACGGCTGGAAGGCCGTCGCCCTGCACGCGCCCCTGACGGGCAAGGGCGAGTTCGACCAGGACAAGTGGCAGCTCTACCACGTCGACGCGGACCGCTCCGAGTCGCAGGACGTCTCGGCCGAGCATCCGGAGAAGCTGCAGCACCTGATCAACGTCTGGTTCGACGAGGCCGAGGCCAATCTCGTGCTCCCGCTCGACGACCGCGGTGCCGCCGAGGTGCTGGGCACCGAGCGCCCGAGCGAGGAGGCGCCCCGCGAGCGCTACATCTACTACCCCGGCACGGCGGCCGTCCCCGAGGGCGTGGCGGTCAACGTCCGCGGCCGCTCGTACAAGATCCTGGCCAACGTCGAGATCGACGAGGCGGACTGCTCCGGCGTGATCTTCGCCCACGGCTCCCGCTTCGGCGGCCACTCGCTCTTCATCAAGGACCGGAAGGTGCACTACGTGTACAACTTCCTCGGCATCAAGCCCGAACAGGTCTTCGTCTCGGAGCCGCTGAAGCCGGGCAAGTACACCTTCGGCGTCGAGTTCACCCGCGAGAGCACCGGCGAACACGGCGAGTCCCTCGGCCGGACGAAGCTCTACGTCGACGACAAGGTCGTCGCCGAGGGCCCCATGAAGACCCAGCCGGCCAAGTTCACCCTCTCGGGCGACGGCCTGTGCGTGGGCTGGGACAGCGCCGACGCGGTGAGCGAGCTCTACAAGTCGCCCGGCGAGTTCGAGGGCGGCACCATCTTCGGCGTCGCCGTGACCGTCGAGAAGGACCAGTACATCGACCTGCAGGCCGAGGCGCGGCGGGCGCTGCTGAAGCAGTAG
- the serC gene encoding 3-phosphoserine/phosphohydroxythreonine transaminase: MNRIFNFSAGPCTLPLTALEEAAAEFVDYAGKGMSLIEMSHRSAEYDAVHVEAMALVKRLYGLPDNYKVLFLGGGATLQFSMVPMNLMGRGGQCDFTLSGAWAKKAYADAAKIGTVNVLFDGKEQDYMSLPAADSLAVNPDAAYVHLTSNETIGGVQWPDFPDTGDVPLVCDMSSDFVSRPVDLSRFGLVYAGAQKNAGPAGATVVIIRDDLVERSPADLTAYLSYATHAPKDSLYNTPPVFPIYMIMKTLAWLEKEGGLAAAKARADERAALVYGAIEAGGGFYRCPVDPACRSNMNIVFRLPSEDLEKAFIAEAAAAGMSGLKGHRSVGGCRASVYNAMPLAGARTLADFMGEFARRNG, from the coding sequence ATGAACCGCATCTTCAACTTCAGCGCCGGGCCCTGCACCCTGCCCCTGACCGCCCTCGAGGAGGCCGCGGCCGAGTTCGTCGACTACGCCGGCAAGGGCATGTCCCTGATCGAGATGAGCCACCGCTCCGCCGAGTACGACGCCGTGCACGTGGAGGCCATGGCCCTGGTGAAGCGCCTGTACGGCTTGCCCGACAACTACAAGGTGCTCTTCCTGGGCGGCGGCGCGACGCTGCAGTTCTCGATGGTGCCCATGAACCTGATGGGCCGCGGCGGGCAGTGCGACTTCACGCTTTCGGGGGCGTGGGCGAAGAAGGCCTACGCCGACGCGGCGAAGATCGGCACCGTGAACGTGCTCTTCGACGGCAAGGAGCAGGACTACATGTCCCTGCCGGCCGCCGACTCCCTCGCGGTGAACCCCGACGCGGCCTACGTGCACCTGACGAGCAACGAGACCATCGGCGGCGTGCAGTGGCCGGATTTCCCGGACACGGGCGACGTGCCGCTGGTCTGCGACATGAGCTCGGACTTCGTGAGCCGGCCGGTGGACCTGTCGCGGTTCGGGCTCGTGTACGCGGGGGCGCAGAAGAACGCCGGACCGGCCGGGGCGACCGTCGTCATCATCCGCGACGACCTGGTCGAGCGCTCGCCGGCCGACCTGACGGCCTACCTGAGCTACGCGACCCACGCGCCCAAGGACTCGCTGTACAACACGCCGCCGGTGTTCCCGATCTACATGATCATGAAGACGCTGGCGTGGCTCGAGAAGGAGGGCGGCCTGGCCGCCGCCAAGGCGCGGGCCGACGAGCGGGCCGCCCTGGTGTACGGGGCCATCGAGGCCGGCGGCGGGTTCTACCGCTGCCCCGTGGACCCGGCCTGCCGCTCGAACATGAACATCGTGTTCCGGCTGCCGAGCGAGGACCTCGAGAAGGCGTTCATCGCGGAGGCCGCGGCCGCCGGCATGAGCGGCCTGAAGGGCCACCGCTCGGTGGGCGGCTGCCGCGCCTCGGTGTACAACGCCATGCCGCTGGCGGGGGCGCGGACCCTGGCCGACTTCATGGGGGAGTTCGCGCGCAGGAACGGCTGA
- a CDS encoding hydroxyacid dehydrogenase, translating into MLILISDAFDPSLEDKLAKYGQVTTDKERLAEADVVLIRSKTRCDREYIDQAPNLKMIVRGGVGTDNIDKAYCAEKGIVVHNTPKAPSIAVAELAFAMMLSVPNHIVKANESMRMGQWLKKELKRSELHGKTLGLVGIGNIAQAVAVRAKAFGMHVIAYDKFVESSRLAVLKKSLAEMVAEADYISLHVPLTDDTFHMIDADVIAKMKDGAIVINTGRGRTVDSAAMIAALESGKVAAYATDVWPKDPPDSDYPLLKAPNVFMSPHLGASSNENLLRIGDEVCERIEDFLGGDA; encoded by the coding sequence ATGCTGATTCTCATCTCGGATGCGTTCGATCCCTCGCTCGAGGACAAGCTGGCGAAGTACGGCCAGGTGACGACGGACAAGGAACGCCTGGCCGAGGCCGACGTCGTGCTCATCCGCAGCAAGACGCGCTGCGACCGCGAGTACATCGACCAGGCCCCGAACCTGAAGATGATCGTGCGCGGCGGCGTCGGCACCGACAACATCGACAAGGCCTACTGCGCCGAGAAGGGCATCGTGGTGCACAACACGCCCAAGGCGCCCAGCATCGCCGTGGCCGAGCTGGCTTTCGCCATGATGCTCTCGGTGCCGAACCACATCGTGAAGGCCAACGAGAGCATGCGCATGGGTCAGTGGCTGAAGAAGGAGCTCAAGCGCAGCGAGCTGCACGGCAAGACGCTGGGCCTGGTGGGGATCGGCAACATCGCCCAGGCCGTGGCGGTGCGGGCCAAGGCCTTCGGCATGCACGTCATCGCCTACGACAAGTTCGTCGAGAGTTCGCGCCTGGCGGTGCTGAAGAAGTCGCTCGCCGAGATGGTGGCCGAGGCGGACTACATCTCGCTGCACGTGCCCCTGACCGACGACACCTTCCACATGATCGACGCCGACGTGATCGCGAAGATGAAGGACGGCGCCATCGTGATCAACACGGGCCGGGGCCGCACCGTCGATTCGGCGGCCATGATCGCGGCGCTGGAGTCGGGGAAGGTGGCCGCCTACGCCACCGACGTGTGGCCGAAGGATCCGCCGGACTCGGACTACCCCCTGCTCAAGGCCCCCAACGTGTTCATGTCGCCGCACCTCGGGGCCTCGAGCAACGAGAACCTGCTGCGGATCGGCGACGAGGTGTGCGAGAGGATCGAGGACTTCCTCGGAGGTGACGCATGA
- a CDS encoding DUF1015 domain-containing protein, with translation MADIRPFAAFRPRPDVAVRVASPPYDVLNSDEARTMAAGNPECFLHVVKAEIDLAPADAADPERVYARSAGNLADLVSRGVLVRDAKPAFYIYRLTMGDHVQFGLAVGCAVEEYVSGAIKRHEFTRRDKEDDRARHMEVIGVNAGPVLFTHRTNGTVRDIVQRLTAAAEPDTEFTAADGIGHAVWVVDDDADIRAIRAAFAGIDAIYVADGHHRTASAHRVRDIMRAQNPGARGEQPWDHFLAVVFQADELKLMGYHRVVADLNGLSEDAFLARVGDIFDLAPTDDPAPEGHRQWGMHLGGRWYRLTARDGTFPADDPVKGLDAAILQDLLLGPVLGIGDPRQDPRIDFVGGSRGTVELERRCREDMRVAFAFAPASVDQIMAVADAGEVMPPKSTWFEPKLRSGLLVRSLRD, from the coding sequence CGGACGAGGCGCGCACCATGGCCGCCGGAAACCCCGAATGCTTCCTGCACGTGGTCAAGGCGGAGATCGACCTCGCGCCGGCGGACGCGGCCGACCCCGAGCGGGTCTATGCGCGTTCGGCCGGGAATCTGGCCGATCTCGTGTCCCGGGGCGTGCTCGTCCGGGACGCGAAGCCGGCCTTCTACATCTACCGCCTGACCATGGGCGACCACGTCCAGTTCGGCCTGGCCGTGGGCTGCGCCGTCGAGGAGTACGTGAGCGGCGCCATCAAGCGGCACGAGTTCACCCGGCGCGACAAGGAAGACGACCGGGCCCGCCACATGGAGGTCATCGGCGTCAACGCCGGGCCGGTCCTCTTCACCCACCGCACGAACGGAACGGTCCGCGACATCGTGCAGCGCCTGACGGCCGCCGCCGAGCCGGACACCGAGTTCACCGCCGCCGACGGCATCGGCCATGCGGTGTGGGTGGTCGACGACGACGCGGACATCCGGGCGATCCGGGCCGCCTTCGCCGGCATCGACGCCATCTACGTGGCCGACGGCCACCACCGCACGGCCTCGGCCCACCGCGTGCGCGACATCATGCGGGCGCAGAACCCCGGGGCCCGGGGCGAGCAGCCCTGGGACCACTTCCTGGCCGTGGTCTTCCAGGCGGACGAGCTCAAGCTGATGGGCTATCACCGGGTCGTGGCCGACCTGAACGGGCTGTCGGAGGACGCGTTCCTCGCCCGGGTCGGCGACATCTTCGACCTCGCCCCGACCGACGACCCCGCGCCGGAGGGGCACCGGCAATGGGGCATGCACCTGGGGGGCCGGTGGTACCGGCTCACCGCGCGCGACGGCACCTTCCCGGCCGACGACCCCGTGAAGGGGCTCGATGCGGCCATCCTCCAGGACCTGCTGCTCGGGCCGGTGCTGGGCATCGGCGACCCGCGCCAGGACCCGCGCATCGATTTCGTCGGCGGCAGCCGCGGCACGGTCGAACTGGAGCGCCGCTGCCGCGAGGACATGCGGGTGGCGTTCGCCTTCGCGCCGGCCAGCGTCGACCAGATCATGGCCGTCGCCGACGCCGGCGAGGTGATGCCGCCGAAGTCGACCTGGTTCGAACCGAAGCTGCGCTCGGGACTGCTGGTGCGCAGCCTGCGCGACTGA